The nucleotide sequence CTGTCGGTGCTGGTGCTCGAGGACCTCGCGATGGCGCTGTTCCTGCCGCTGCTGGTCGTGGCGCTCGCCGGTCAGGGCCCGATGTCGGCCGTCGCCGGGGTCGGGCTCGCCGTCGGCGCCGTGCTGGTGGTGCTGCTGGCGGCGCAGCGGCACGGCCACCGGCTCGGCAGGCTGCTCAGCCACGACGACGACGAGCAGGTCATGCTCCGGCTCATCGGGCTCACGCTGCTCGTCGCCGGGGCGGCCCAGGCGATGGGCGCCTCGGCGGCGGTGGGCGCGTTCCTGGTCGGGCTCGCGCTCCCGGCGTCCTTCGCGGAGCGGGCACGGGCGATCCTCGGCCCGCTGCGCGACCTGTTCGCGGCCACGTTCTTCGTCGCCTTCGGCCTGGCCACCGATCCGGCGGCCATCCTGCCCGTGCTGCCCGCCGCCCTGGCGCTGGCCGCGGTCACCACCGTCACCAAGATCGGCACCGGGTGGTTCGCGGCCAAGCGGGACGGCGTCGCCGTCCCGGGGCGGCTGCGCGCCGGCACCGCGCTCGTGGCCCGCGGGGAGTTCTCGATCGTGATCGCCGGGCTGGCGGTCGCCGCGGGGATCCCGGCGGTCGGGCCGGTCGCCACGGGCTACGTGCTGGTCCTCGCGGTCAGCGGACCGGTGCTCACCCGCTTCGTGGAGCCGCTGACCGGCCGGATGCTGCGCCGCGCGGCCCCCGTTTGAGCGGCCTCAGGCCGCGGCGTCGTCCCGCCGGGTCCGCGCCGCGGTCAGCACGTACGGCGTCAGCACCTCGGCGATGCGGGCGTAACCGGCCGACGACGGGTGGAACCGGTCGGCGGAGAACAGCGCCGGGTCGGCCACGAAGGCCCGCGCCACCTCGTCCGCCACCGGCGCCACCGTCGCGCCGCCGGTGGTGGCCACGTGCGCCTGCCGCTGCTGCAGGAGCGCGCAGGCCCCGCGCACCAGGGCGCGCAGCGCCGGGGGCACGAACGGGACCATCGACATGTCCGGAGCCGGCACGACGACGACGTCGGTGCCGCCGGCCCGCAGCGCGGTCACCGCCGCCGTCAGCGCGGCGGCGGCCTGCTCGACCGGCACGAACCGGGCGAGGTCGTTGGCCCCGACGACGACGACGGCGAGGCCGGCCGACAGGGGCAGCGCCCGCCGCACCTGGTCGGCCAGGCCGGCCGAGACGGCACCGGGGACGGCGAGGACGTGCAGGTCGACGTCGAACCCGTCGTCGGTCAGCGCGCGGACCAGCCGCGGCCCGAGGGCGTCGGAGGGGCGGGCGGCGCCGGTACCGAAGGCGAGCGAGTCACCGAGGACGGCGAGGCGGAGCGGAGTGCGGACCACGCCCGGTGCAACGACCGGGGGCGACCCGCTATGCCGCTCAGCGACCGCGCCACGCCGGGGGCCGCCGCTCGGCGAACGCGGTCGACCCCTCCCGGGCGTCCTCCGAGGCGAACACCGGCCGCACCACCTCGTCCTGGCGGTCCCACGCCTCCTCGGCACCCCAGGACGGCGCGGACAGCACGACCTGCTTGGTGGCGGCGACGGCGAGCGGCCCGTTGGCGGCGATGACCTCGGCGAGCGCGAGCGCGGCGTCCAGCGCCGCCCCCTCGTCGACGAGACGGTTGACCAGGCCCACCGCGGTGGCGCGCTCGGCGTCCATCGGCTCACCGGTGAGCAGCATCTCCAGCGCCACGGCGCGCGGCACCCGCTGCGGCAGGAGCAGGGCCGCCCCGCCGGCGGCGACCAGCGACCGCTTCACCTCCGGGACGCCGAAGCGCGCCGTCCGCGCGGCGACGACCAGGTCGCAGGCGAGGACCAGCTCGAAACCGCCGGCCAGCGCCCACCCCTCGACGGCCGCGATCAACGGCTTGCGCGGCGGCGTGCGGGTGATGCCGCACAGGCCCCGGCCCTCGACGGACGGGCTCTCGCCGCGGAGGAACGCCTTGAGGTCCATGCCCGACGAGAAGGTGCCACCCGCACCGGTGAGGATCCCGGCGCGCAGCTCGCCGTCGGCGTCCATCTCGTCCACGGCGGCGGCCACCGCCCGGGCGACGTCGGCGTCGAGCGCGTTCCGCGCCTCCGGCCGGTTGATCGTGATCACCTGGACCGCACCGCGGCGCTCCACCAGGACGGACTCGGGCACGGTTCCTCCAACGGGTGCGGGAACGGAACGGGGCCGGGCCGCCGGTACGGCTGCCCGGCCCCGTGACGTACTGGGGGTGCTGCCTCAGGCCTTCGGGCCGCCGGCGGCGTAGACCACCTGGCCGGACACGAATCCGGCGCCCTCGCTGACGAAGAACGACACCAGGTGCGCGATGTCCTCCGGCTTGCCGGTGCGGGCGACCGGGATCTGCGAGGCCGCGCCCTTGATGAAGTCGTCGAACGGGATGCCCATGCGGTCGGCCGTCGCCTTGGTCATCTCCGTCTCGATGAAGCCCGGGGCGATGGCGTTGGCGGTGACGCCGAACTTGCCCAGCTCGATGGCGAGGGTCTTGGTGAAGCCCTGCAGGCCGGCCTTGGCCGTCGAGTAGTTGGCCTGGCCGCGGTTGCCCAGCGCCGAGGTGCTGGACAGGTTGACGATGCGACCCCACTTCTGGTCGATCATGTGCTTCTGGGCGGCCCGGGTCATGAGGAAGGCGCCGCGCAGGTGCACGTTCATGACGATGTCCCAGTCGGACTCGCTCATCTTGAACAGCATGTTGTCGCGCAGGACGCCGGCATTGTTGACCAGCACGGTCGGGGCGCCGAGCTCGCTCGCGATGCGCGCGACGGCCGCCTCCACCTGCTCGGAGTCGCTGACGTCCGCCCCGACGGCCAGCGCGCGGCCGCCTGCGGCCTCGATCTGCTCGACGGTGCTCTTGGCCTGCCCCTCGTCCAGGTCCAGGACGGCGACGGCGAAGCCGTCCTGGGCCAGCCGCAGCGCGGTCGCCGCGCCGATGCCACGGGCCGCGCCGGTCACGATGGCCACGCGGGACGGTGCCCCCGTGGTGCCTGCCTCGCTCATGTCGTTCCCTTCGTCTCGGATGCCGGCGGCAACCGGGGCGGAAGGCCCCGGCGCGCGGCGAGCTGCGCCCGACACGTTACGGCCGCCGGTCGAGGCGCCGGTCACAAGGTCCGGTGGCGGGCCGGGCGGCCCCCCGTCGACCACCTCGACGTGCGCGAAGCCCTCGGCGGTGGACGGCGGGACGAGCCGCGCCCGGGTCGCGAGCACGCCGACCAGCGGTACCCGTGCCCGGCCCGTGCGGCCGGCGTTGCGGGCCAGGCAGACCTCCGGCGGGGTGGCGAACCAGACCGCCCGCACCGGCACCCCCGCCTGCCGGGCCAGGGCGACCAGCGCCGCCCGGTCGTCCGGCGACGGGTTGGTGTTGTCGACGACGACGCTCCGCCCCTCGGCCAGGAGCTCGGCGACCACCCGCTGCTGACGGGCCTCGCGACGCCGGGCGTTGGGCCAGTGGTCCTTGCTCACCACGGCGTGCGTGGCCGCCAGGTGCCGCCGGACCCACGTGCTCTTCCCGCTGCCCTGCAGACCCACGAGGACGACCAGTTCCTGCCCCGGGCCGGTGCAGCTCAGCGCGTACCCACCTCGCCGGCCGGCTGCTCCACCGTCTCCTGCTCCACCGTCTCCTGCTCCACCGTCTCCTGCTCCACCGTCTCCTGCTCCGCCCGGCGGTGCGGGTGGTGGGACACGCGCCGGATCGACGCGAGCGTCGCGTGGCGGTCCGCCATCCGCCGGCGGGCCCGCACGGTGCGGGGGGCGCGGGGCTCCTCGCGCAGCAGCGCGTCCAGCCAGTGCGCACGGGGGTCGACGTCGACCAGCAGCGCTTTGACCAGCAGGGTGAGCGGGATGGCCAGCAGCGCCCCGAGGGCGCCGAGCACCCAGCCCCAGAAGAGCAGCGCGACGAACGTGACGGTCATGGAGAGGCCCACCGAGTCACCCACGAAGCGCGGCTGGATCAGCGTCTGGACGACGAAGTTCAGCAGCGAGTAGACGACGATGATCGCGACCAGGTCACCCCAGCCACCGGCGAGCAGCCCCAGCAGCGCCGGCGGTGCGACGCCCAGGACGAAGCCGATGTTGGGCACGTAGTTGGTGATGAAGGCCAGCAGCCCCCACAGCGGCGCGGCCGGCACGTCGAGCATGGCCAGGGCGATCGTGTCGCCGACCGCCACGATCGCGCCGAACACCGTGCTCACCAGCAGGTAGCTGCGGGTGCCGTGCGTGAACAGCTTGATCGCCACCGGCAGGTGCGGACGCTCGGCGCCGACGAGCGCCATCCGCCGGCCGAAGCCGCTGGACTCGATGGACATGAACACCAGGGCCGAGAGCAGCAGCAGCAGCATCGTCGCCGCGTCGGTGAGCCGGGCGAGCAGATCGGTGGCCAGACCGACCAGCGAGCCGTAGTCGATCTGCGCCACCAGGTCGGAGAGCTGGCCGGAGACGATCCCCGCGTTGTTGAGGTCGGCGACGACGTCGTTGATCAGCGCCTCTGCGCGGCCGGCGTACGCGGGCAGCAGCGCCGCGAACTGGGCGACGGAGATGACGAGGAGGGCGACGAACGCCAGCAGCACCGTCCACACGAGCAGGAGGAGCACGGTGGTGGCCAGCCAGCGCGGTGTGCCGATCCGGCGCAGCCAGTGCTGCACGGGGCTCAGCGCGATGACCACGACGAGGGCCAGGAACACCGGGGCGACCAGCCAGGCCACCGCCTGCAGGCCCGCGACGGCGATCGTGGCGGCGGCCGCCCCACCCACCAGGAGCAGCCAGCGCGGCAGCCCCGTCGACGGCGCCTCGGCGACCGGCTCGGCGACCGGCTCGGAGTCGGGCAGCGCCTCGGGCAGCCCGGGCGTGGCGTGGGCCACCTCGGGCGGCGCGTCCGGCGCCGTCCCTCGTCCCTCCGGCCGGATCGCTCCCCCTGTTCCCGGCAGGTCACGCTGTGCCGTCATGCCTGCCCCTCCTCCTCGGTACGCCTGTCCGCCCGCCCGCCCGCCCGCGCCGCGCGCCCGCGGTCAGCCGCGGGCGTCCAGCAGCGCGGTCATGGCGGGCAGGTCGAAGAAGGCGGCGGTCGCCCGGGCGCTCGGACCACCCGCGTCGGGGTCGGCACCGGCATCGAGCAGCAGCTGCACGGTCTCGGTCGACTGGCGGAAGACCGCGGCGGCCAGCGCGGTCTGCCCCCGGTCGTTGGCGCGGTCGTGGTCGGCGCCGCGCTCCAGCAGCGCGGCCACGGTGCCGGGGTGTCCGTGGTAGGCGGCGAGGAGGAGCAGCGTGTCGCCCTTGTCGTTGGTGAGGTTCACCGGGACGCCCGCATCGACGTACTCGGTGAGCTCCTGCGTGTGCCCGCCGCGGGCGAGGTCGAAGACACGCCCGGCGAGTTCGATGACTCCGGGGTCGATCGGCTGGCCGCTCACACCGCCCAGCGTAGGAGACCGCCGCCGCCCGGGCCCGGACCGCCGGATCGACCTGCCGGGCAGCTGATCAGTCGCGGGCGACGCGGTCGGTGAGGGCGAGCACGTGCTCCCAGGCCTCGCGGCAGGCGTCGGCCCACTCGTCGTGCGCGCGGTCGAAGAACGAGTGCGGCGCGCCGTCGTGGACGACGGCGTCCACGGCGGCCCCGGCGGCGCGCATGCGTTCGGCCAGGGCCAGCTGGTCCTCGACCGGCGTGACCGTGTCGGCGCCGGCGATCAGCATCAGCGTGGGCAGCCGGGCGTCATCGGCCGCGTCCCCGACGAGGGCCGGCCGCCCGTAGAACCCGGCGCAGCCGGCCAGGTCCAGCTGCCCGCCGGCCAGCCGCCAGGACTGGCTGCCGCCGAAGCAGAAGCCGACCGTCACCACCGGCAGGTCCGCGCCGGACTCCGCGCGCAGGTGCGTGATCGCGGCCCCGACGTCGGCGTCGATGCCCTCGGGGGTCGTGCGCGGGACGTGCGACTGCCAGGGGAAGTCCTCGGGCCGCACCCCGTCGGCGCAGACGCCGGCCGTCCGGCCGAACCAGTCGATGGCCACCGCCGCCAGGCCGGCCTCGGCGAACCGCGCGGTCAGCGCCACGTAGTAGGGGTGCAGGCCCCGGATGTCCGGCAGCAGCACGACCCCGACCCGGGCCGGCTCGCCCGGCAACGCGGTGGCCACGGAGAACTCGGTGCCGTCCGCGGCCGTGAGGGTGCCCTGCCGGCGCCGGCCGACCGGGCCGGTGCGGGGCGGGGCCGGCGGGCGGCTGTCGTGGCCGTGGCACACGGCGTTCCTCCCGTCGGCTCAGCTGCCGGCGGCCGCGGCAGCCGCCTCCGGGCGCCCGCCGAACACCGTGGCGGCGACCTCGCGCCGGGCCGCGGACAGCCACCGGTGCTGCCGGCCGGTCTGCTCGACGAGCCGCGCGTGGAGGTCCGCGTCGACCCGGCGGTCGACCTGGCCGAGCGCGGAGAGGGTCTGGAACCCCTGCCGCATGGCCAGCACCGCCGTGACCGCGATCTCGAACTCCAGCAGGTCGCTCAGCGGCGACCGGGTGAGCAGCCGGCCGTTGAGCGCGCCCCGGCCCAGCTTCTCGGCCACCCAGACCGCCGCGAGCTTGTACCGGCGCACCGGCAGGCCCATGGCGCCCATCGTGGTCCGCAGCGCCGCCCGCTGCTCGCGCAGCTCGTCGAGCAACCGCTCCAGGGGCTCCTCGAAGCGGGAGCCGCGGTGCCGGCCGAGCATCCGCCCGACCAGCTCGATCAGCCCGGTCGCCGCGGCCAGGTGGTCGTTGCAGTAGACGGCCAGGAGGTCGGGGTTGCGGACGGCACCGGTGGCCGGCGGTTCGGGCACGGCGCCTCCAGACGGGACGGTGGGGACGCCGACCATTCTCGCCGCGCGCGGATCACCCCGCGCGGTGTGCGGTCAGCTGCGCAGCAGCGCCACGACGCCGACGCAGGCGACCGCCCAGAGGGCGCTGGCCAGCGTGCCGACGATGAAGCGCTCGGCGGCGGCCGGTGCGCGCAGCTCCGAGAAGCGCCCCAGCCCCTTGACGGCGAGGATCACCGCGAGCCCCTCGGGCCACCCGGCCAGCAGCGTCGCGGCGATCGCGGTGCGCTCGAGCACCCCGATCCACGCCCCGCCGCGCAGGATGTCGGGGTCCTGCGGGCCACCGGACACCCCGGTCGCGGCCGGGTCGGCGGCGTGCAGCACGGCCGTCGCGACCGGCCCGCCCCCGGCGACGGCCGCGAGGAGCGCGAGGACCGCACCGGCCTGCACCGCGCCGGCGCCCCCCGTCCCCAGCCAGGCGAGGCCACCGGCGACGGCGAGCGCCACGCCGAGGGCCACGGCACCCCCGGTGGCCCCCCGCCGCTCGCCGCGGAGGGCGAGGGCCAGCCCGGCCAGGGCGATGAGGCTCAGCAGGACCAGCGCGCCGGCCGTCATCCCGCCGCCCGCTGCAGGAGCCGGGCCGCCGTGGGGCGCAGCTCCCTTTCCAGCTCCCAGCCGGCGGCGGTCAGCCGCTGCCCCACCGCCTGGCGCGAGATGCCGAGCGCGGCGGCCGCCTCGGCCTGCGTCCGCCCGTCCTCCACCAGTTCGATCGCCTCCCACGCCTGGTCGCTGCGCCGGCCGACGAGGACGACGAGCGCGCTCAGCACCGACTGCGCGTCGGCCGCGTCCGCGGGCGCCGCGCCCCGGACGGCCAGTCTGGCCGGTCGCTGCTTCGCCGCGTCCACGGCCCGCCGGGCGCAGAGGAAGGCCGGCCCGGTGGCGGCCCGGGTGCTCGGCGGCAGCGGCGTCTGGACGGCGCCCGCGCCGATCCCGATGCTCCAGCCGCCCAGCCGGGCCAGACGGACGACGACGTCGACGACGACCTCGGAGGTGTCCAGCACGCCCTGGAACTCGTCACCGGCCGTCCGCTCGAAGCCCAGCAGGGTGCGCACCTCCCCGAGCTCCGCCAGGACGCCGGCGACCCGGTCGGGTCCGCGCCGGCTCCCCCGTTGGTCGACGGTCAGGACGAAGGGCATGTCGCAAGCCTGGCAGCTTTCCTCCTGTGAGGCAAGGCTCAGAACTTGTCGGCCACCCCGGCGGGGAAGCCGCCGGTGGCCACCGGGCCCCAGCCGGTGATCGTGATCCGCAGCAGGGACTTCCCCTGCCGGGTCATGGCCGCGCGGTACTCGTCCCAGTCGGGGTGCTCCCCGCTGATCGAGCGGTAGTAGTCGACCAGCGGCTCGAGCGCCTCGGGCAGGTCGAGCACCTCGGCCTCGCCGTCGAGCTGGACCCAGGGGCCGTCCCACTCGTCGGAGAGGACGCACAGCGACACCCGCCCGTCCCTGCGGGCATTGGTCACCTTCGCCCGCTGCGGATAGGTCGAGACCACGATCCGCCCCTCGGCGTCGACGCCGCAGGTGACCGGTGACAGCTGGACCCCGTCGTCGCGCCGGCGGGTGACCAGCACGGCCCGGTGGCGCGGGCGGAGGAACTCCAGCAGGGCGGTGCGGTCGACGCGGTCGGCGGTGGCGATCCTCGGCATGGGGTGGACGGTACGACGCGGGTGTGATGATCGTTTCCCACCCGGTCGCGCCCCGTCATGTGTGCTGAGATCGGAGCATGAGGATCCGCGTGCCCGGTCGCACCGACTCCCCACCGGACGAGACGACCGACGAGGTCGAGCCCGACCAGCCGATCCCGGAGTCCGGCGTCCGACCCGCCACCCACGCCCCCGCCCCGACCACCCAGCGCGGGGAGCGCCTCCGGCGGGCCAGCCGGTCACTGGCCATCGCCTCGGCCGAGCTGCTGCTCGTCGTCGGCGGGGTGATCGTCCTCGGCTACGTCATCGGGAAACTGTGGGTCGTCCTGCTCCCCGTCGTCCTCGCGCTGCTGTTCACCACGGTGCTGTGGCCGCCCACGCGTTTCCTCCGCAACCACGCCTGGCCGGCGGCCCTGGCCGCGCTCACCGTGCTCCTCACGTTCCTCGCCGCCTTCGGCGGCATCATCGCGCTGATCGCCCCGCCCGTCGTGGGCCAGATCGAGGAGCTCGCCGCCGGCGTCAGCGTCGGCCTGGAGCAGCTGCAGCAGTGGCTGACCGGCCCGCCGTTCAACCTCGGCGAGGAGCAGATCGGCAGCGCGATCGAGCAGGCCACGGACACCATCCAGGGCAACGCCCAGAACATCGCCGGCTACGCCGTCACCGGCGCCACGGCGATCGGCGGCATCCTGATCAACCTGGCCCTCGCCCTGGTGCTGACCTTCTTCTTCCTGAAGGACGGCCCCCGCTGGGTCCCGTGGCTGGCCGCGCAGACCGGCCCGCCCGCCGCGCCGCACGTGGCAGCGCTGTCCTACAAGACGTGGTCGACGCTGTCGGAGTTCATCCGCCAGCAGGCCCTGGTCGGCCTGTTCGACGCGGTCTTCATCGCCCTGGGCCTGTGGATCCTCGGCGTGCCGCTGGTCCTGCCCCTGGCGGTGCTCACCTTCTTCGGCGCGTTCGTGCCGATCATCGGCGCCTTCGTCGCCGGCGGCTTCGCCGTGCTGATCGCTCTGGTGGACAGCGGGATCACGACGGCGCTGATCGTGCTGGGCATCGTCCTCCTCGTGCAGCAGATCGAGGGCAACATCCTGCAGCCGATCCTGCAGGGCCGCGGGCTGAACCTGCACGCCGCCGTGGTCATCCTGGCCGTCACCGCGGGCGCCAGCCTGGCCGGCATCATCGGCGCCTTCCTCGCCGTCCCGGTGACCGCGCTCATCGCCGTGTCGTACCGCTACGCGCGGGACCAGCTCGACGGGAAGTCACCGGAGATCTTCCCGGACGGCACCCGGGCGCAGATCGTGGAGGACCCGGTCGGCGCCCACCTCGAGCGCGAGGCGGCGACGGCGCCGGAAGGCCCGGCCGACGTCGACGCGGGCGACGGCGCGGCGGGGGCGACCCGAGCGCCGCGCTAGCTGCCCCGTCCGGGCGACCCCGCCGGGGAATGCGGGGGGCCGCGACGCAGCTGTACCCGGAGGCGCGAACGGGTGTTCCGCCGAACCGACCGCCAGGAGGTCCCACCGTGCCGCAGCGACCGGAGGAGCTCGTCGAACTGCTCCCCGCCGCGGAGCCGCTCCTCGCGCGGGAGGCCGAGCTCGGCGACCCGGCCGAGCGTCGCGGGCTGGTGCTCGTGCACGACCTCGCGGGCGACTTCGACGCCGCGTCCGCCGGCACGCTCGCCGGCGCGCACCTGCTGGCCACCCTGCCGCACGAGGTCGTCGCCCGCTTCGACGCCGACAGCCTGGTCGACTACCGGGCCCGCCGGCCGCGCATGACCTTCAACGGCGACCGGTACGAGTCCTTCACCGCGCCCGAGATCGCGCTGCACGCGGTCGAGGACGACGCCGGGGAGACGTTCCTGCTGCTGCACGGCGCGGAGCCGGACTACGCCTGGGAGCGGTTCGTCGCCGCCGTCGGTCAGCTGGTCGAGCGCCTGGGCGTCACCTCCGTGGTCGCGCTGCAGGCGATCCCGATGCCGGTTCCGCACACCCGGCCCGTCACGGTCACCGCGCACGCCACGCGCCGCCAGCTCATCGAGCAGTACCCGGTGTACTGGGGCGAGATGCGGATCCCGGGCAGCGTGTCGGCCCTGCTCGAGCTGCGCATGGGCGAGGCCGGGGTGGATGCCCTCGGCGTCGCCGCGCACGTGCCGCACTACCTGGCCCAGACGACCTATCCGGCCGCGTCCCTCACGCTGGTCGAGCACCTGGAACGGCTGACCGGGCTGCGGCTGCCCACCGAGGCCCTGCGCGAGGCGGCCGAGGCCAACCGCACCGAGATCGACGAGCAGATCGCCCGGTCGGCCGACAACGTCGCCGTCGTGGCCGCCCTGGAGGAGCAGTACGACTCCTTCACCGCCGCCCGCGAGGGCAGCGACCTGCTCGGCAGCGCCGGCGAGGTGCCGAGCGCCGAGGAGATCGGCGCGGAGTTCGAGCGCTTCCTCGCTGACCAGGACCGCCGCCGCCCCCGCGACTGACGCCCCGGCGTCCCCGCCGCCGTCCGGCCCGGCGGGCACAGCACAATCACCGGGTGGCGACCTGGTCCGACCAGCCGGTGACGGCGCGGTTCGACGACCTCGTGGCCGGCACGGCGCTGTCGTTCGGGCAGGCGCACCGCGTGCTGACGGCCGAGCGCCCCGAGGACGTCGTCCCGCTGCTGGCCGACGTCGAGCGAGCCACCGCGCGGGGCCGCTGGGCGTTCGGCTACCTGGCCTACGAGGCCGCGCCCGGGCTGGACCCGCGCCGGCCGGTGGCCGACCGGCCCCCCGCCGATCTGCCCCTCGCGGTCTTCGCCCTGTGCGACCGGCCCGACGAGGTGGCACCGGTGGCCTCGCCGCGCGGGCGCGACCGCGCGTACCGGGTGGGGCCCTGGACCCAGGACTGGACCGGGTCGGGCCACCGCGCGGCCGTGGAACGGGTGCGGTCGCAGATCGCCGCCGGGAGGACCTACCAGCTCAACCTCACCGTCCGGATGGACGCACCGGCCGCCGGACCGCTGGACGAGCGCTACGCCGATCTGGCCTGGGCGCAGCAGGGCTCCTACGCCGCCCACCTCGAGCTCGGCCGGTTCGCCGTCGTCAGCGCCAGCCCCGAGCTGTTCTTCGAGTGGCGGGGCGACCGGCTGATCACCCGCCCGATGAAGGGAACGGCCGCCCGCGGCCCCACGACCGCTGCGGACGCCGACCGCCGGAGCCGGTTGCTCGGCAGCGAGAAGGAGCGCGCCGAGAACCTGATGATCGTCGACCTGCTGCGCAACGACCTGGGGCGGCTCGCCGCCGTGGGCAGCGTGGAGGTCCCCGCGCTGTTCAGGGCCGAGCGCTACGGCACCGTCTGGCAGCTGACCTCCGACGTCACGGCCCGGCCCCGGGCCGGGACCGGGCTGGTCGACGTCTTCCGCGCCCTCTTCCCCTCCGGTTCGGTGACCGGGGCACCCAAGCAGCGCTCGATGGAGCTCATCCGCGAGCTCGAGCCCCGACCGCGGGGCGTCTACTGCGGCGCGATCGGGGTGGTCGCCC is from Blastococcus sp. HT6-4 and encodes:
- a CDS encoding chorismate-binding protein, with protein sequence MATWSDQPVTARFDDLVAGTALSFGQAHRVLTAERPEDVVPLLADVERATARGRWAFGYLAYEAAPGLDPRRPVADRPPADLPLAVFALCDRPDEVAPVASPRGRDRAYRVGPWTQDWTGSGHRAAVERVRSQIAAGRTYQLNLTVRMDAPAAGPLDERYADLAWAQQGSYAAHLELGRFAVVSASPELFFEWRGDRLITRPMKGTAARGPTTAADADRRSRLLGSEKERAENLMIVDLLRNDLGRLAAVGSVEVPALFRAERYGTVWQLTSDVTARPRAGTGLVDVFRALFPSGSVTGAPKQRSMELIRELEPRPRGVYCGAIGVVAPPGHPYRARFNVAIRTVTVDRVAGTAEYGTGGGITWSSDPAAEHAELLAKAAILAEPHEEFALLETMAHVPGEGLRNLGRHLDRLTDSAAYFGFPVDRQAVAGRLAAAVDGYGAARVRLALHRDGALDIDLRPLPGPAQGPVRLVVDPEPVAAGLVWLHHKTTRRRLYTERAARHPEADDVLLVNEAGEVTESTIATVAARLDGTWWTPPLSAGCLPGVERARLVAAGQLRERALTPDDLRRADALALVSSLRGRRPAVLL